In Methanoregula formicica SMSP, the DNA window CGGCACGTTCACGAGCGGCGAGCGTCGTGTGAACCGTGTTCGGAAGGCAGTCGACGGCCCCGGCGAGTCGAAGTACGACTGGGAGATCATCGGCATGGTTGCCAAGAAGATGGGCCTCAAGGGCTTTGACTGGAAGACCGCAAAGGACGTCTGGGACGACATGCGCTCCGTAACCCCCGGCCAGTTCGGCGTGACCTACGAGAAGATCGAGAAGCCCGAAGCCATCCACTGGCCCTGCCCGACCATCGAGCACCCGGGAACCCCGATCCTCCACATCGGCAAGTTCTCCGCAGCAGACGGAAAGGGTACCATGTTCGGTATCGAGTACCGCCCGCCCGCGGAAGTCGCCGATGCAGAATACCCGTTCACGCTCATGACCGGCCGTATCATCTTCCACTACCACACCAGGACCCAGACCGACCGGAGCCCGACCCTGCACAACGATGTGCCCGAAAACTACGTCCAGATCAACACGCTGGATGCAAAAGAACTCGGCATCAAGCAGCACGAGAAGATCAAAGTGACGAGCCGCCGTGGCGAGTCCATTGCCATTGCCCGCGTGACCGACGATGTTGCCCCCAAAGTCATGTACATGCCCATGCACTTTGCCAACGGTGCAAACAACCTGACCAACACCGCGCTCGACCCGATGTCAAAGATGCCGGAGCTCAAGCACTGCGCTGTCAAAGTTGAGAAGATCAAGGAGGCCTGAACATGACCAAGAAAGGCGACATGCTCTATGCATGGACCAGTGACGCAGAGATCCAGAAGAAGGCCGAACTCGGTGGTGCGGTCACCGCACTCTGGAAGTATGCCCTCGAGAACAAGGTTGTTGACGCAGTCTTCGTCGTCACCAAGGGTGTCGATCTCTACGATGCAGTTCCGGTACTCATCACCGACCCCAAGGACCTTGCCAAGACCGCCGGGTCGCTCCACTGCGGTACGCTCCTCATGGCAAAGCTTGTCAAGAAGTTCCTTAACGGGGCTACCGACAAGAAGATCGGTGTCACCGTCAAGGGCTGCGACGCAATGGCATTCTACGAACTCGCCAAGAGGAAGCAGATCAACCTTGACAACATCATCATGATCGGTGTCAACTGCGGTGGATCGGTCAGCCCGGTCATTGCCCGCAAGATGATCAAGGAGAAGTACGATGTTGACCCCGAGAAGGTCCACAAGGAAGAGATCGACAAGGGCCAGTTCATCATCGAGTACGAGGGAGGCCACAAGGGCATCTCCGTTGACGAGCTCGAAGAAGCAGGCTATGGCCGCAGGTCCAACTGCCGCCGCTGCAAGATGAAGATCCCCCGCCAGGCGGACCTTGCCTGCGGGAACTGGGGTGTCATCGGGCCCAAGGCCGGAAAGGCAACCTTTATCGAGGTCTGCTCCGAGAAGGGTGCAAACCTTATCGACGGCGCAAAGAAGAAGGGCATCCTTGAGACCGAAGCTCCCAACCCCAAGGGTCTTGAGATCCGCGGAAAGGTCGAGGGCGCAATGCTCAAGCTCGGCGAAAAGTGGCGCAAGCACGACTTCGAGGCACTCGGCGAGGGCAAGGACCGGTTAAAGAAGATCATGTCCGAAACCTCCCGGTGCATCAAGTGCTACCAGTGCATTGACGTCTGCCCGATCTGCTACTGTGTCGACTGCACGACCAAGAACCCGGCCTATGTCCCGCCCGGCGAGCTCCCGGTCAACTTCATGTTCCACCTGATCCGGTACGCCCACATCGCATCGAGCTGCGTCAACTGCGGCCAGTGCGAGGAAGTCTGCGCAGCCGAGATCCCGAATGCACTCATCATGCACTCCCAGCAGGTCGAGATGGAGAAGATGTTCGGCCACACCCCCGGGCAGGACATGGAACTTCCGATCCTTGCATATGCTGAGGAAAGGGAGGAACGCTCACGGTTGCACAACACCGGTAGCGACATGATCTACCTCAACGTCTTCAACCCGATGGACAAGAAACACTAATCTCCTCTTTTTTTCTGACACCGTTTCCCGGGAAAACCGTATATCAGGTACGTGAGTCCCCGACTACCAGTTCCGGATTTTACATCGGGAAAAGAGGACCCGGGTGCAAAAGATTGCACCGGGGTTAAAAAAATCGTTATCCCCAGGTTTCGGGGAATGCCATGTTGGTGTAAATATCCTCAAGCCGGGCCTTGTGCCCCCGCTCCATGTTTGCCAGCTGGGTGAAGAGTAACTGGGTTTCCACATCTGCAGCAGCCTTGGCAAACTGGGTATACATCTGCATTGCCTCAAGTTCTTTCTTGATAGCAAGGACAAGGCCATCGAGTGGCTTCAAGTCCATTGTCAGCTTGGGTGACGGGAGGGTGTCTCCGACCTTGTAATCATGACCTGCAGCGAACTTCATCTTGCTGACATCTTTTGCCAGGAAGCCCTGCAGGAACTCGCGGTGTTTCTTCTCTTCTCCGGCAAGTTCGTCAAAGAGAGACTTCAAGGCTTTGTCTTTTACCTTGTCGGCGACATTGCGGTAGAACGTGTAGGCTTCTACTTCACGGTCAATAGCCAGTGACAGGATCTTCTTTGCATCTTCGGGTTTCATGTGCACACCTCAGAATTGAAAGAATTTTTATATTACAGGTAGTGATGATCGCGGCCATTATCATATATCTTGTTATGGTGTCATCGCAGCCGGGAGTGGTTCTGACAGCCACGCATCATCGGGAGAGGTGTCACGGTTGAATGGGCAGGGAGACCGGAACGAGGATATTCTCCTGCCCGAGTTCCCGGATGGTGCCGGAGAGGCCAGCGTCATAGCCCCCGATGGTTTTTAAGAGTGTCGTGTACGCGGGCGACCCGATGATGCTTTCCAGTGTCAGGATACGGGGATCGGAGAGCATCTCCTTCCGGACAGCCAGTTCATAATCCTGGTGCGCAAGGGATACAAACGAGAGCCCGTTGGCACTGGCAATGCCCGAAGTGCAGATCCCGGCATCGGCAAACCCGTTCCGGATTGCGGCTGCCACGGCCGGGGGACCGTGGACCTCGTGCCCGTACCCGTTCACTCTCCCCGGGTCTATTCCTTCAGCCGCAAGCAGCGTGTCCAGCACGCTCCGTGACGGGGTCCCTTTCCGGGTATTGATGAACCGGGCATGCACAAGATCTTCAAGGCCCAGCCCTTCCCACGATGCGATGCCAAGCTCCACCCTCGCAATGTGGATGAATCCCAGATCTTTGATTTCGGAGAACTCCATGAGCGGCTGGGACATTCCGAGAATATTCTGTGCGGGAAGGACGAGTGGGGCAGCATGGCAGGTGTTGTTTTTCAGTGCCAGGATCCCCGTGAAGTTGCCCGGGTTGGTTGCGTGGATGAACAAACCCTTGTCATGGGCAAGGTTTGCCAGTTCCTCGAGTGCCGGGTCAAGCGTGCCAGTAAAGAAGAGTGTCCGCCCGATGGACCCGGGATCGGTCGTGAGGAAGACCTCGTGGTCCGTACCCGCTTCGTATCCTTCGACCGGTGCCGGGATGTGGGTGTACCCGTTTGCCTTGATCGTTGCCATCTGGACACCGGCCCCTTTCCCGTGGGGCATGCCATAGAGGGTGTTTCCGATACGGCCGATGAAGAGCGGCACAAACTCGTCAAACCCGGGGTCGGACGTAAGCGTTTGTGCCAGCTTCACCCGGACCGGGTACTTCGGCGCCGGGGCAAATCCCCAGGACTCCAGCAGGGTTGCGGCAAACTCGCGGAGCACGGTCTGGGCAGCGAGAGGATAGCCGGGGAGGCCGAGTACCGGTTTTCCCATGACCTTCCCAAGCATCACCGGTTTTCCGGGCTTGACGGCGACCCCGTGAAAGATGAGTTCTCCGATGGAGCGGATCACCGGATCCGTAAAATCACGGGTGCCGGCCGACGAACCGGCCGAGATGAGGACGAGATCGTTCTCCAAAGCGGCCTTTTTAAGCGCTTCGCGGATGAGATCGGGGTCGTCCCGGACAATGGGATACCGGGTGCACCGGGCCCCTGTCTGCGAAAGAAAGACCTGCGCCATGACGGTGTTGCTCTCGACAACCTGTCCGGGGCCGGGCCTGACGCCAAGCGGCACGAGCTCGCTCCCCGTGGGGATGATCCCCACGTTGACGGCAAGAACCCTGATGGTGGAAAATCCGTACGTTGCCAGGGCCCCGATATCGAACGGGCGGATCAGGTGGCCCCGGGGGATGACGAGTTTCTTTTCCTTGAT includes these proteins:
- a CDS encoding Coenzyme F420 hydrogenase/dehydrogenase, beta subunit C-terminal domain, with translation MTKKGDMLYAWTSDAEIQKKAELGGAVTALWKYALENKVVDAVFVVTKGVDLYDAVPVLITDPKDLAKTAGSLHCGTLLMAKLVKKFLNGATDKKIGVTVKGCDAMAFYELAKRKQINLDNIIMIGVNCGGSVSPVIARKMIKEKYDVDPEKVHKEEIDKGQFIIEYEGGHKGISVDELEEAGYGRRSNCRRCKMKIPRQADLACGNWGVIGPKAGKATFIEVCSEKGANLIDGAKKKGILETEAPNPKGLEIRGKVEGAMLKLGEKWRKHDFEALGEGKDRLKKIMSETSRCIKCYQCIDVCPICYCVDCTTKNPAYVPPGELPVNFMFHLIRYAHIASSCVNCGQCEEVCAAEIPNALIMHSQQVEMEKMFGHTPGQDMELPILAYAEEREERSRLHNTGSDMIYLNVFNPMDKKH
- a CDS encoding ferritin-like domain-containing protein → MKPEDAKKILSLAIDREVEAYTFYRNVADKVKDKALKSLFDELAGEEKKHREFLQGFLAKDVSKMKFAAGHDYKVGDTLPSPKLTMDLKPLDGLVLAIKKELEAMQMYTQFAKAAADVETQLLFTQLANMERGHKARLEDIYTNMAFPETWG
- a CDS encoding molybdopterin biosynthesis protein, which gives rise to MVKRYLELRSLAEALNLLTTSFPPPRRTEKVPLLQAAGRVAAEPIFAKYSVPEVNISAMDGIAVRSRDTISASDRNPVTLDHCARVNTGNIIPPEFDAVVMIEDVWESGDRYQIRRAAIPWQHVRPAGEDIKEKKLVIPRGHLIRPFDIGALATYGFSTIRVLAVNVGIIPTGSELVPLGVRPGPGQVVESNTVMAQVFLSQTGARCTRYPIVRDDPDLIREALKKAALENDLVLISAGSSAGTRDFTDPVIRSIGELIFHGVAVKPGKPVMLGKVMGKPVLGLPGYPLAAQTVLREFAATLLESWGFAPAPKYPVRVKLAQTLTSDPGFDEFVPLFIGRIGNTLYGMPHGKGAGVQMATIKANGYTHIPAPVEGYEAGTDHEVFLTTDPGSIGRTLFFTGTLDPALEELANLAHDKGLFIHATNPGNFTGILALKNNTCHAAPLVLPAQNILGMSQPLMEFSEIKDLGFIHIARVELGIASWEGLGLEDLVHARFINTRKGTPSRSVLDTLLAAEGIDPGRVNGYGHEVHGPPAVAAAIRNGFADAGICTSGIASANGLSFVSLAHQDYELAVRKEMLSDPRILTLESIIGSPAYTTLLKTIGGYDAGLSGTIRELGQENILVPVSLPIQP